The genomic segment AGatgatttactttaaaaatgtcaagAGGTAGGGAGGAATTTTAAAAAGTTGCTGTTCCCTTCGCGCGGATTAAATCCAGATACCAAATACACTAAATCGCCACACGCTTTTTCTGCAGTACGGCAGTAAGGCCATTATGATGATTTTATTATGATTCAATATTTGGTTACAGAAGGATGGATAATAGGAGATTTACTGCATATTTACGAAGGCGTGATACAAAGCTTTACAGAAGAAGGGATATGTCCAGgtacttttttatgtttgtgaCCAGTAACATAATCCACTTAACATCAATCAGATGTCTTAAATCATtaagcaatattaaaataagaagCAACATTTCTTATAAATAACCAGAGGTCCAGTTTCACACCGCGCGAGCTCGTAAGTACAGCAGCTTTGCATGTCTAACAGGAAAGACATAAGAATTTGAATAAGTAAATTGTATCAAACTAAATGGATTTTACAGAATCACCCTATGAAGAAGGTGCAAATGTACCTGGTACACAATGTGCCCACACCGTTGTGACAAACTAAACTGCAGTATTTTCAAATGGGGCGTTGATAtatctttttaaaacataaatatttgcATGGTCGCACATTCCACTATTTGCATACAGCGTGAATGTGCTTGGGGGAGAAAAAACGTAACGAGGTGACGCACAACACAAAATTGTGGTATAACTGGGGTTACAGCAAAGGCACTGGTTAGTAAGATCTTCAAGCTGTTTCAGTGACACTGTGTGTGTACAAAGTGCTTTTTAACGTAAGCACCATGACTCAtctatgattttttattttacaacagcTACCAATAAAGAAGAAGAGGAGCCGATGAaggaagtgggggggggggtggcgATCGGTCCTGTCTGGGAACGCTACTTCTTTGGGAGGAATACTGTAACTTTGTCCTTACACCGGCAGTCGGATGCACCCACGTCCGGGGCCTCTGTAAGAGGGATGGCTTGTGGAAGAAGGATCACTAGGGTTTGAAATCGGAACTGCAGAAATCCGAAGGAAAATAAACTGCCACTTGGAAGTGCGTCAACACTCAAAAGGGGGATGTGTCTGGACATCTCGACCGGCCTCGTTGTCTCCGTTTAAGCCCGTGAGTGGGCTGGAAAAAACACAGCTGAAAGTTGCAGTTATTTTGGTGGGTGAGCGCTCCCCCTTAGTCTCGCTGTTACAATCAAGAAAGTACGGCCACACCCTCCTCCTGCTTCCTGATACAGAAGATGCCGCGGGAGGCTCTGTAAACCGACTTTCCATTAAAGAATCACGGGCACTTCTGATCCGAGGAGTAACACAGTGAACATGAGCGGGGGAAGTTGCGGCGGGTGCTCCCGGAGGGACATCATTTTGATCGGAACACGCTTCTGAGTACAGGGGGGGAAAAATGATCTCAAAAGCGAAACCCGCCGCCTCAGACGCCGGACGAGGAGTGAACCGTGCTCCGCTGCTTGCTAAAGAAGGCGTCTGAACAAAAGACATGCTCATGGGACTGTACCTGCAGACAGAACTAGTTTACATAACGGGATTTTGTATGAAAAGGAAAAGATTAAAAGCCGAGAGAGGACCACCGCAGCTGGCTCGCCTGCTCTGATACTAGAGGCTTTTATTTTGGAAGATTAATGGAACGATGATGCAGGAGAAGCGCAGTGAGGTCACTCGGAGCTGTTCTGGCGGTGGTCGTGTTACAAGAGGCATGCGAGTGCGTCCTGGGCGCTTTAGGGCGGTCAGACTGCGCTCCATCACATCCTATTACACGGTGCATAGAAACCCTGCTGCCTTCCCGCAAGCAGGTACTTTCAATTCCAAATTACTAGACACAAAGTAGGCGAAAGGACACATTATCATTGGCTAAAACACATTAACTTCAATATACTttacttatatttttattttcttatatataaatatatattaaaaagtaatttttttacctttattttttatcgGTTATTGTTGTTAAATCCGCACTTTTGCCTAAGCAGAAGGCTTCCCGGTGGCactgcagtcttttttttttaattcatgcaTTTCTTTGAGATTGTTAGACTAAGATAGTGCAACTTCAGGTGGTTATGTCAAATCCATAAATATTGTATTACAGCAAGATACAACCTGTGAATATTTCAATTGCAAAACAGGGCGTTTTTAGGGAAAAGGTAAAGGTCGCACCTTTGTAGTTAAGGGCATTAACCAGGAAAAACCTTTTACTGCCTTTTTTAAGTGTGAATTATAAggaaaatacacaagtgaactgtATAGTACTGAATCTCAGCAGAAGAGAAATTGAGCTGCAGGTAACCTGTAATTTACagccttttattttcttaaaaagggTCTGTATCATTCTGAATGTACATTGAGTCGATTGTTTCATGCTGGCTATACCTTAGTAAACGTTCCTTAGCTTGCTGATTTTGAAAAGCTAAGCTGTCATGCcttagtttaataataataaaacaattcacACTCGGATGTGTGCAAGACAGCTAGGCCAATGTCCTCCTCCTCAGCTTCACAcaaaaatgtgtactgtatgaggAAGCTAGGAGATCTGAGTGAGCCTGTATGAACGACTCACTCGTTTTAGCTACAAATTAATTTGCTGTGAGGGATTTCTAAAATTCAGCACcctgtagtttattttaaaaaaaactttccaaatTTGGTAGTATTATAGTAATTGCTAGCTTTACATTAGAAATTACAACTTCTGAAGGACAGTTAGGAAGACTGTTTTGCCACTTTAACAGTTCTGGATTTTTCAAACCAGTTGAaggccttttttttcctgacaaAAATGTCTTAAGTTCCGAGCCCAAGCAATGGAGTGTATTGCTTAAGCCTGTCTGTCAAGCCCAGTGAACCGGCTTCTCCACACTACTATGGCTAGTAGTGGCTCAGGCAAATCGGCTAGCGAGGGGTCGTCCAGCGTTCTGAGCAGCAGCTCGCAGCAGAGGAAGAAGCTGTCCTCCATCTGTGACGCTTGCAAGGGTAAGATGCAGCTCGTAGCGGATTTGCTCCTCTTGTCCAGCGAGACGAGACCGGTCCTCAGCGCCGAAGGGCTCATGGTGGCCGAGACGTTTGAGAAATGCAGGGACACCATCATTGCCAGGACTAAGGAGCTGTCCATCCTGACTCACGATATCCAGAGCCAGCTCAATATGGGCAAGTTCGCGGAAGTTGGAGACAGGCTGCTGGAGATGGGGGACCTGGTGGTCTCTCTGACTGAGTGCTCAGCACATGCTGCTTACCTGGCAGCCGTGGAGACCCTGGGGTCCCAGCCCTCTGTGGCCGGGCTTGTGGATCGCTACAAGGTGACCCGGTGCAGGCACGAGGTGGAGCAGAACTGTAGCGTCCTGCGGATCACCCCCATGGCCGACCTCACCCCCCAGCTCCTTCTCGAAGTGTCCCAGCACATCTCCCGGAACCTGAAGACGCTGACGGACGCCTGCATCCTGGCCAGCGAGAAATCCAAGGACAAGTTTGCCAAGGAGCAGTTCAAGCTGAGCGTGAAGTGCATGAGCACGAGCGCCACGGCGCTCCTGGCCTGCGTGAAGGAGGTGAAGACCTCCCCGAGCGAGCTGGCGCGCAACCGCTGCGTGCTGTTCAGCGGACCCCTCGTGCAGTCCGTGCACGCCCTGGTGGGCTTTGCCACCGAGCCGCAGTTTCTGGGCAAAGCTGCCAGCATCAGCCCCGAGGGGAAGGCGGTGCAGACAGCTGTCCTTGGAGGGGCAATGAGCGTGGTTTCAGCTTGCGTTCTCCTGACTCAAGGCCTCAGGGATATAGCTCAACATCCGGAAAATAGCACCAAGATGCCCGACTACCGGGAGAGGCTCCGGAATTCGGCGTGTGCTGTCTCTGATGGGTGCAACTTGCTGTCTCAGGCACTGAGGGAACGATCTTCGCCCAGGACTTTACCGCCAGTCAACTCCCATTCTGTGAATTAAAACTTTGTAAAAGAATGAATCTATAACGCCTAACCGCCAATTTTATATACCAAAGAAGTTTATTGGATTGACCCTTGTGAACCCAGAGTAGAGAATTTAGTAACATGGAAGTCGTTTGGTGATGTTTGCTTACCAATCTGAGTTTACTACAGATAAAATCACAGCTTTTATCGCGCTGGATGTGATGAAAGCCTGTTAATTTCCCCCCAGAAATTTTACTAGCATTCACCATAGGCCCTGTGTTTTCAAGGAAATATTGAAATCTTCAAAAAGTTTACCTCAGTTTTCAGACATTTGAAAACAACATGAAATGATGGATGTAGCTTCACTTGTTTGACCTATGAAATAGTGTTCTATAGAAGTAAGTCAGCTGTGTAGAAGTGAGAAGAATGACAGTTGTGTTTGTTTTCCATGTGTGAATTTTAATGGGTAAAAGCTGCTGTGTGTTCTAGAGATTTTACACTATTTACCAGACTTACTagtatttttaatgtgttttgatCATGCATGTACTGGAGTATTTATTTCAactattaaaaaatgttgtttctcaTATACCCTGCTGTCAGTTCAGTCTGTGCTTAACAGTCCAAGCAGCTTGAGGGGAAatattgatttgttttaaagaaaagttgATTTAAAATACCCTCTGCATgcagcattttgaaaaaaacatcgCACACAACcacaaaataacagtttttataTGTTGACAGAGAGAAGGTGGGATTCTAATATTTTGGAGTAGATGCAAAATGTGATACTTCCTTTATTTTGCTTCATAAGTACAGTAAAATTGACAAATTTACGTGGTGTTCTTCACTGCAAAGGAGCTGAATTTGTGCATTGTCACATGGGACAAAGTGTCActgaacattgttttcaaacaAGTAAAGAATCTTGATGCAggtgttgttgctgttattcaGGAAAAAGCTGCTgcagattgtttttaaaatggcagTACAGAAATTAAGGtctgattttaattaaataattgtctTATTTACTGGATAAGAAGATTGGAAAGTCATtgcattttttacacagaatttACTGAAATGGTTGCATAAAAATATCATGCTAAATCATGTAATAAAAATGCCTTATAATGTACTTTTGTTGAATTGCAATTCAAGATTAATTTGAGAAGCAGAGAGTCTGTTAGAGAGGGATTGTAGACATCAGTATCATTACTTATATAAGAGGGTAGTTTCCTTATTTGATTTGATATCCCATTGTGCCTCtttctgcatacagtatgtttgtgtgtCGTGTAAGTGCCAGTAAGACTATATGCCTTGGATGGTATTTGACAAGAGTAGTAAAAATATGTTGGAGTTGGTAGGGTGGATTTGGAAGTTATGTGACCAAAACAAAAGCTAACTTAAAAATGTTTGGTCTCCCACAGTGTGGATTAATAACAGTGACAAAGCTGTTAAGAgtattgttactgttttttcacATCTGAATGAGGTGGAAGGGCCTAAGGGGACAAAACAAGGCTTGCTGTGCAAACCTTTTCGTAACAAAAGAATTTGAGCCCTGTGCAGATGGTCTGAATCACAACTGCATCATTTCGAAGCTATGTCAACTGTTCTCTCTAGGAAATGTTTAAAAGATTTCAAACACAAAGTACGTGGCAAAGAAGTCACAAGAACAGTGCAGTTGTCCAAAAtttgatttttgattttttgGATACACTGATATTGTAGCCTTGAAAGTGTTTCTTGAAGAATGCATAATACATTACATTTCATACATGATAAACTTACATTTAAAGCAATACTCCGTTTTTGTTATATGATTCCACAGGATACTATTGTAGGGAGAATTGAATTAGAATGTGACAGTCATATATAATTGAATcaaatttaagatgtttttctaTACTGAGCAGCATATGACAAGCACAGCTGTGTTCCTGGGTAGTAAGACCAGCAATAGAGGAGCGGTGAGCTCGGCAGTGATTCTGTGAAGTAGATCAAGGTAGAGGCACTCTTTACCTCAAGACTAGTGTGGACATAAATCTGCTTTTTCATTACAGTTCTTTATCTCCTCTTCCCTTCAAATAGTAGCAGTCAGAGTGATTTTCCTTATTGCACGTATCAgtagttttatttaattagagTGTGTTTTATAGCCAACAGCTGCTCCTAGGCAAAAGTTACATTATGCAGCTCTGTGCAGTGGGTCTTTTGCTTGAATCTGTTGTGAGGGCAAGGGACATTAAAGGGTTTCCTGTGTTGTCTTCATGTTGGCTACCTACTCTGAAACTCTGCCACACTGACACAATTCATGattttgattgttttctttttataaaagttgtattttataaatacaataatattaaataaagtggggttgtttttttgttaactacTTGTTCAGAAGCAGTTTAAGCATTGCTTTATCCTATTCATGTTGTGTTCTTTAAGTCATTTACtggtatactactgtatatacgtaACCATGTTTTCTCTGTGTATTTGAAATATCTCATGTGTATTCTGATATGTCACCCGTTTGAAAAATCTCctgatatttttttcagaacgtGATATGGTTTCTAGTTAGCATTCTGCCTTGAGTAGGTAAAGCAGTCTTAAAATAAAGCCATGAACCTCTTGAGTGAAACAGGAGTGCGTTAGTGCAATCCTACACCCTAAACTTCAGTGTCTGAAGCTTtctattgtaatttatttatagtTCTGTATATACGGTTACATTCTATAAAAACAGCAGAGGAAAGATATTTTGAATTGCAATATTGTGAGAGAGGATAGGGAGTAGCTAAACAGTTTAAGGAATTAAAGGACCagctttgttcttgtttttttttcatgaatgccaatGCATTTACATCTCCTTTTTACCTCTTTACTTGAAAACTGTAAAGATTCAGGTCCATTGAattttgaaaatggaaaacaaaaaacaatttaaagaacAGTTAATTTTTGTGGAGATATTAGAGCATAGTGATGCTTGCAGAAAGGCCAATTATACAGTATCCCTGATTAAACTTGTGATGTGGAAAAATGCTGCATCTGATGCATCTCTAAATAGTACTCTGATATATGCAGTTTCTTCTATAATCTGTGTCTTGGCAGTAGAATCCTACTGTatcaataataatttaaaacatacagGTTTTCTAATTAACACATGAGTTTGACATTTAATAACAAGATGTGTTTGCAATATATGGGTTTATCGCAATCTTGTAACATTGATGAAAACCCAAGTGTTAATTTAGAAGGGCAAAGGTACTATGGGAGCATTTTTAAATAGCTGATAATGCTTGTGGAACTGCTGCTTGATTTTACTTTATACTCTGAATGTGTAGGATTAGCATAAAAgaccataaaataaaacatctttcgAGGTAAGCATGGGTTCATGGACACATCAAAATTGTGTTCaccaaaataaattcaaattttCTTGGAAAGGAAATAGGTTTTTCCATGCTGCACCTTAATGTCAActgttgacatactgtatactctgaGACTACCTAAGCTAAGCCAATTTTATTATGGTCAAATGCTGCCTTTGAAGAAAGCTCAAAGCTGCTACCCATCCTGACTAGACCCTAATCTGTTCCATTTGCTATCTCCGGCTTAGATAAGCTCTTCGGAACTTCCCAGTCCGCCCAGTTCCCGTTTGAAGTCTGCAGGCTCTCTCTTCAGTACAACTCTTCAGTTGGAAATGTATCTTGCCAAcattaatggggccagcagacCATCCGACACATTCTATTAAAACAATACTGCTGTCTGCTGGACTCCAGCCAGAGCGAAACTCAGCTAatcctttttaaatgaaatgttattaTGAATTCATGTTTTGAGGTTTCCAGGTTATAAATTTTCTGATGTTATAGCATATCTGTCACTCGCACATAATTAATTGAATACAACATAAAATATAATGCACAACATACAACACTGTTAGCAGAACATCTAACCTGTGTTTGGGTTTGGACAATAACAAAGTTTAATAAATTCAGAGAAACTGGTAATTACATCAGTAGCCACCAACATACAGAATGCTAAACAGCAATGTGAGCTTCCGCTTCCtaaaaattgtaatgtttaCAGAGCTGTACTTAAAGATAAAGTTTTTTTCTATGCTTGTAGCTCTATTTTCCTAGATTTTTAGATGGTTGCAGATGCAAACGGAATATCTAAAAACTGGTGAATGTGGTGTGTCCAATCTAAAACTGTCCGCTTAAATTCTAGgtgtatattttacatttcagtgtaGAATGGAATGATCTTTTTTCTGGATTAAGGCAGTGCAAGGTGAACGTTTAACGTTTTCTCAGTAAGCCCTGCTTGCTGGATTTTCTGTCACATTATTAAAGAGATTCGCTGTTGCTGTTCCTGTTCAGGTAGTTATTTGAGACTTCCTTTAAATGTGTGAGAGGGAGTTCTTTGGGGAGAAGGTGAATATCCGTGTTACACAAAAGGTGTTTTCGTCTATTGAATGGATTTTCCAGTTTCCAGTATTGTGTAACACTAAATGCTTATGTCAGACACTTCCCTCTTAATATTCTAATCTTAGTTGGAAGCTATTTTTGGTGGTGTTTGGTGTTTTTATGAAAAACAAGGGAGGCCAAATTAATGACTTAGAATTACAGGATTCATagaataaaggaaataaaaatttacTGCACATGATTCCTGTAATATTTGCTGTGGGCTAGGTGATAAAGTCGGTGTATCTGAATCAGGCCTGTTAACTAAAATATGcctgtgtatgagtgtgtgacTTTGAAAATTATTTCTATTACAGTTATCAAAGAGATTGGGCAT from the Lepisosteus oculatus isolate fLepOcu1 chromosome 5, fLepOcu1.hap2, whole genome shotgun sequence genome contains:
- the tlnrd1 gene encoding talin rod domain-containing protein 1, with protein sequence MASSGSGKSASEGSSSVLSSSSQQRKKLSSICDACKGKMQLVADLLLLSSETRPVLSAEGLMVAETFEKCRDTIIARTKELSILTHDIQSQLNMGKFAEVGDRLLEMGDLVVSLTECSAHAAYLAAVETLGSQPSVAGLVDRYKVTRCRHEVEQNCSVLRITPMADLTPQLLLEVSQHISRNLKTLTDACILASEKSKDKFAKEQFKLSVKCMSTSATALLACVKEVKTSPSELARNRCVLFSGPLVQSVHALVGFATEPQFLGKAASISPEGKAVQTAVLGGAMSVVSACVLLTQGLRDIAQHPENSTKMPDYRERLRNSACAVSDGCNLLSQALRERSSPRTLPPVNSHSVN